The sequence CCCGAGCACCCGCGCTCCCTGCGTTGCTCTAGGACGTGGATCGGGTTGCCCACACGAGGCCGGCGCCAATGAGCAGGAACGTGGCGCCCACGCCCGCGACCAGGCCGGCCAGTGCCAGGCCCAGTTGGAGCGCGGAAGCCGTGACGGTGCCGACCCCCAGCTCGCCGATCAGGCCGTGAGCGGTGCCGCTCCACGCCTGGGCGCGAGCGGGTCCCTCGATCGGATGCGCCCGATCGAACTGGCTGAAGTAGCGCCCGTCGACCTCGAACTCGTACGTCCCGGCCTTGAAGAGCTCGCCTTCGTACTCGACGTCCTCGGTCAGCACCACGGTCTGCACGCCGTTCAGGGTGTGGTAGGCGATCGTCGCCATCTGGAACATGTATTCGCTGGCGGTGTTGACGATCGGGTCGTTGGGGTCGAGCTCCGAGTCCACAACCGGGTAACCCCAGTCGTCAGTCAGCAGCGCCATGATGGCTTGCGCGCCCTCGGTCTCGCCGCGGTCGACCAACACGCCCTCCTCGTTGTAGGTGAGCTGAACGTCCTGCGCCGCACTGAAGGCCTTCAGGGACGCAGTCCCCTCCTGGACCTTGAGGAAAGCAAAGCCACCGGCCGCGAGGAATGCGAGGCCGATGAGCCCGAGGACGATGCCAAGTGCTCGCAGTCGACTGGTCATTTGGATTTCCCTTCCGTGCGTGCGGGTCTTTTTCGTTGCCCATACCCACTGTCGTCGCCCGCCTGGCTGGAGGCACGTGTCGCATGGACCGATTCGGAACGGCCGTGCGGCCCGCGAGGACCGGGCCGTTTGGCCCTAGGGTCTCCGTCCCACGCTCACCTACCGTGCCGGGGACGTCCTGTTCCTTAATCGCCACGGAGAAGCAATGCCTCGCTCCCTCGCCCTCTGGCTCGCCTTCACCATTGCGGGCTCGATGTTCGCGCTGGTGCTGCTCCTGGCCGCCGTCGTTCTCGGCACGCCCGGCAGCGGAGGTGATGCGCAGTTTTCACCTGCCGCGTCAGCTGCCGCAGGACCACTGGGCACCATCGAGATCCACGCATACGACCTGGGCTTCGAGCCGGCGATGGCCCACGTCACTTCGCCGGGCCGCTACCGCGTCAGCTTCGTAAACGACGGAGGCGTCCGCCACGACCTCACCTTCGCGGACGGGACGAAGATCGAGGCGGCGCCTCACGCCACCGCGGCCGGCGAGGTGACCATCTCCGCGGCCGGCCTGACGTTCATCTGCTCGGTCCCCGGCCACGCCGACGCCGGGATGCGCGGCGAGGTGATGGTCACCGGCGGCCCGGCGATGACGCCGGCGCCCTCGGCGCCGATCAGCGCCGAGGAGCTGCGTGACGCCGATGCGGCGCGCACGGCCCAGTTCCCTGCCGAGACGGAGGGCAGGGGCAACCAGATCTTGGAGCCCACAATCCTCGACGACGAAACCAGGCAGTGGGAGATAACCGCCTCAGTCATCCAGTGGGACACCGAGCCGGGAACGATCCTCGAGGCGTACGCCTACAACGGGACCGTCCCGGGGCCCCAGTTGCGCGCCGAGGTCGGCGACAGGGTGCGGATCATCCTCCACAACGAGCTGCCGGTCCCGACCACCATCCATTCGCACGGGCTGATGGTGCCGAGCGCCATGGACGGGGTGCCGGTCATCAGCCAGCCGGCCGTCATGCCCGGCGAGTCCTTCACCTACGAATTCACGCTGCGCAATGCGGGCAGCCACATGTACCACAGTCACTTCATGGCCGACCACCAGGTGCCGATGGGCCTCCTGGGCGCGTTCGTGGTGACGGATCCGGAAGACTCGGCCGAGCCGGCCGCGGACATCGACTACACGATAATCATCAACGACGGGCCGCTTGGCTTCACGCTCAACGGTAAGGGCTTCCCGGCGACTGAGCCGATCGTCGCCACCCAAGGGCAGACGATCCGGGTGCGCTACATGAACGAGGGGCTCCAGATCCACCCGATGCACCTGCACGGGATGCGGCAGCTCGTCATCGCCAAGGACGGGTACCTCCTCCCCGATCCGCACTTCGAGGACACGGTGCTGGTCGCGCCAGGCGAGCGGATCGATGTCCTGGTTGAGGCGACGGAGCTGGGCGCATGGGCCTTCCACTGCCACATCCTGACCCATGCCGAGGGGCCGGACGGCATGTTCGGGATGGTCACGGCGCTCATCGTCGAGGAGTAGGGCGATGGCCGGCTCACAACCCGCGCCGGCCCGGCTCAGCCACCTTGTCGTGCATCGCGCGTCCGCCGTCGACCAGGCCAGGCTCGCGTGGGCGGTCCGGGCGGCGCGAGCGTGGCTCGGCCCCGAGGTCGATGAGGCGCCCGAGGGGATGCACCGCCACCACACCGACCTTCGGCTCAGGGTCGGTAATCGTCCGTCGCTGGTCACCTTCCGCAAGGCAGCATATGTCGACATCGGGCCGGTCGAACAGCTCAACGACGGCTGGCAGGTGGAGATCAGCTGGCGGGCCGCGACCATGGCTCCGCTCTTCCCGGTCTTCTCCGGCTCGCTCGTGGTCCGCGCCGGGGAGATGACGCTGTCGGGCTGGTACGCGCCGCCGGGCGGGGAGTTGGGCCGGTTTGCGGATCGCGCGCTGCTGCACATTGCCGCCACGGGCACCGCCAACTGGCTGCTGGGCGAGCTCGAGCGTGCGGCGCGCGGATCCTGAGGACGACGTTCAGCTGTCGCCGGGCGACCCGAGGCGATGCTTGGCCACGAATGCGGCGGCCTGCCCCCGGCGCTGGAGCTCGAGCTTCGAGAGGATGCTGCTGACGTAATTCTTGACGGTCTTGTCCGAGAGGAACACCTCGGCGGCGATCTCCTTGTTGGTCTTCCCTTCGGCCACGAGCAGCACGATCCTGCGTTCCTGCGCTGTCAGCTTGCTCAGCTCATCCTGCTCGCCGCCGGACGCCGCGCGCCGGACACGCTCGAGGACCCGTTCGGTGACCGCGGGGTCGAGGAGCGAGTCGCCGCGCCCCACCGCCTCGAGCGCAGCCACCAGGTCGCGGCCGCGGATCTGCTTGAGCAGATAGCCGCTGGCGCCGGCAAGGATGGCCGACAGCACCGCTTCCTCATCGGGGTAGCTGGTCAGCATCACGACGCGCGTCGCGGGCAGCTCGGCGCGGATGTCGCGGCAAGCCTCGATACCGGAGCCATCGGGCAGACGCACGTCCATCACCACCAGGTCGGGCTCGAACCGGCGCACTGCGGCGAGCGACTCGGCAACGGTCCCGGCCTCGGCCACGACCTGGAACTCGTCGCGACGAGAGAGGAGCGCCACCAATCCCTCGCGCACGACCTCGTGGTCATCGACGATGAGGAGCCGCAGCGGCGGGCGGCCCGGCGTCGGGTCGCTGCTCATGGCCTGTCCATCCTTCACGTTGCGCCTACTCGGGGAGCGGCAGCACGACGATGATACGGGTCCCACGGCCCGGCCCGCTCTCGACCAGCAGGCTCCCGCCGAGCGACTCCGCGCGGCGAAGCATGTTGGCGAGCCCGTGGTGGCCGCCCCGACCGGGCGTACGGGCGTCAAAGCCTTTGCCGTCGTCCGCGATCTCGAGTCGGACCTCGCCGTTCGCGGCCGTGACCTCCATCGTGGCGCGCGAGGCGTCGGCATGGCGGACGACGTTGCTGAGTGCCTCGCGCGCGATGCTGATCAACTCAGCGCCGATGGTCGGCGCGAGCCTCGTGTCCCCGACCGACTTGACCTCGATGGGCATCGAGCCGTTGAGGCGTGCCTCCTCGGCGAGCGTCTCGAGGGCCGAGGCCACCACTCCCGGGCCATCGAGACCGGGTCGCAGCCCGTAGATGAAGGTCCGGATCTCGGCAATCGCGGCGTGGAGGGCGTCAATAGCACGATCAACCCGCTCGGCCGCCGCCGCCGGGTCCTGCAGGGCGATCTCGGGCACGTCGTCGAGGCCGAGCGTCACCCCATAGATACGCTGGATGATGCCGTCATGCAGGTCGCGACCGATCCGCTCCCGCTCCTCCACCACCGCCAGCGCCTGCACACGCTCACTGAGCCGTGCGTTCTCGATTGCCAGCCCGGCATGGGCTGCGAAGCGCTCGACGAGCGTCTGGTCCTCCGCGCTGAACTCCGCGGCGCCCCGCTTGTTCGTGAGGTACAGATCCCCAACCGCCTGCCCCTTGACGGTGATCGGGACGCCCAGGAAGGAGTGCATCTCAGGGTGATTCGGCGGGAAGCCGTGGCGGCGCGGATCCTCGGCGATCTCGGGGATCCTGAAGGTCTGCCCATTGCGGATGATCAGCCCCAGCAGCCCATGGCCGCGCGGCAGGGCGCCGATCCGCTCCCGCGCAATCGCGCTGAGCCCGCTGGTCATGAATCGCTGAATGACCCCGTCGGGGCGGGCGATCCCGAGGGCCGCATATTCCGCATCGGCCAGGTCGCGCACGCGGTCGACGATCAGATGCAGGACGGCCTCCAGCGCAAGCACGCCCGAGATGCCCTGGACCGCGACGTCGAGCGCGGCCAGGTGCGCCTCGGCGCGGCGGGCGCGCACCTCCCAGCTCACCTCCGCCTCGTTCACGCTCTTAGCGTAGCCGCCGGCCGTCGCCCTTAGGTGCCATCGGCCCACCACGGATGTGCCGAATGGCACGTGATGCGCTCACCTGCGCTCTGGCCCAATGCACGGGTCGGACTCCCAGCGCCCGTCGAAGCCGGGCAGAGAAGGAATCATGGGCCGTATCGTCCTCTTCGCCTCCGCGGTCGCAAGCGTGCTGCTGCTGACCCTCATCTACGCCTTCATCGCAGTGCAGAACAGAGGGAGCGCCGCCGCGTCGCCGACGCCACCCGGCGGTCAGTCGCCGGTTAGTAGCATCGAGCCGCCCCCCGCCGGGGTGGCCAAGGATCCGAACGCGCCGCCCTACGCGCTGCGCGACCCCGTCGCCCCCAAGCTCGGGGACTCGAGGGAGATCGCGATCGACCTCTCCATCGTCGAGAAGCAGATGACCGTGGCCGACGGCTTCGTCCAGACCGTCTACGCCTACGGTCTGACCACAGAAACGGCCACCGCCCCCGGTCCAACCCTGCGCGTCAGGGTGGGCGACACGCTGCGTGTCACCTTCAAGAATCCGGCAAGCAACGCCATGCCGCATTCGCTCGACTTTCACGCCTCGATGGTCGCCTGGAACGACGAGATGCGTGACATCAACCCCGGCGAGGAGCTGCTGTATGAGTTCACGGCCACCAAGGCAGGCGTGTTCATGTACCACTGCGGGACGGCGGGGGTCCTGAGCCATCTGATGAACGGGATGCACGGGATGATCAT is a genomic window of Chloroflexota bacterium containing:
- a CDS encoding multicopper oxidase domain-containing protein; protein product: MGRIVLFASAVASVLLLTLIYAFIAVQNRGSAAASPTPPGGQSPVSSIEPPPAGVAKDPNAPPYALRDPVAPKLGDSREIAIDLSIVEKQMTVADGFVQTVYAYGLTTETATAPGPTLRVRVGDTLRVTFKNPASNAMPHSLDFHASMVAWNDEMRDINPGEELLYEFTATKAGVFMYHCGTAGVLSHLMNGMHGMIIVEPEGGLAPVDREFFMVQGEWYLGPQGQVGDLAKATAGAPDPEFVTFNGIATQYKDNPIQVDLGERIRVFVLDAGPNLDSSFHIVGTIFDEVIKEGIALRRGNEGNWGSQAVDLSPAQGGIVEFTLAEDGLYPFVTHAFNFPDNGAVGLFQAGDGDPLN
- a CDS encoding multicopper oxidase domain-containing protein, coding for MPRSLALWLAFTIAGSMFALVLLLAAVVLGTPGSGGDAQFSPAASAAAGPLGTIEIHAYDLGFEPAMAHVTSPGRYRVSFVNDGGVRHDLTFADGTKIEAAPHATAAGEVTISAAGLTFICSVPGHADAGMRGEVMVTGGPAMTPAPSAPISAEELRDADAARTAQFPAETEGRGNQILEPTILDDETRQWEITASVIQWDTEPGTILEAYAYNGTVPGPQLRAEVGDRVRIILHNELPVPTTIHSHGLMVPSAMDGVPVISQPAVMPGESFTYEFTLRNAGSHMYHSHFMADHQVPMGLLGAFVVTDPEDSAEPAADIDYTIIINDGPLGFTLNGKGFPATEPIVATQGQTIRVRYMNEGLQIHPMHLHGMRQLVIAKDGYLLPDPHFEDTVLVAPGERIDVLVEATELGAWAFHCHILTHAEGPDGMFGMVTALIVEE
- a CDS encoding GAF domain-containing sensor histidine kinase, which encodes MNEAEVSWEVRARRAEAHLAALDVAVQGISGVLALEAVLHLIVDRVRDLADAEYAALGIARPDGVIQRFMTSGLSAIARERIGALPRGHGLLGLIIRNGQTFRIPEIAEDPRRHGFPPNHPEMHSFLGVPITVKGQAVGDLYLTNKRGAAEFSAEDQTLVERFAAHAGLAIENARLSERVQALAVVEERERIGRDLHDGIIQRIYGVTLGLDDVPEIALQDPAAAAERVDRAIDALHAAIAEIRTFIYGLRPGLDGPGVVASALETLAEEARLNGSMPIEVKSVGDTRLAPTIGAELISIAREALSNVVRHADASRATMEVTAANGEVRLEIADDGKGFDARTPGRGGHHGLANMLRRAESLGGSLLVESGPGRGTRIIVVLPLPE
- a CDS encoding response regulator transcription factor, which codes for MSSDPTPGRPPLRLLIVDDHEVVREGLVALLSRRDEFQVVAEAGTVAESLAAVRRFEPDLVVMDVRLPDGSGIEACRDIRAELPATRVVMLTSYPDEEAVLSAILAGASGYLLKQIRGRDLVAALEAVGRGDSLLDPAVTERVLERVRRAASGGEQDELSKLTAQERRIVLLVAEGKTNKEIAAEVFLSDKTVKNYVSSILSKLELQRRGQAAAFVAKHRLGSPGDS